In the Candidatus Saccharibacteria bacterium oral taxon 488 genome, one interval contains:
- a CDS encoding UDP-N-acetylmuramoyl-L-alanyl-D-glutamate--2,6-diaminopimelate ligase, whose translation MKATLVKFVRKVLPGGMLRRLENGYRRLRVKLVSARYGNPSKHLRVIAVTGTNGKTTTSCYINEILKEAHFTTAMFTTAVIEVAGKRKLNDLNATVASTARMQRFFRDAKRANVDYVVLEVTSHALDQHKLDGVPIEAAVMTNLTQDHLDYHKTMEEYAAAKGKLFQLHPRFIVLNRDDEWYDYFNQFVASEQKMTYGRSVEAEAKITHVKLYRKGTEADVVLDHQTHLELATNLPGEFNVMNMTAATTLAYLLGVKLEDIQEGVANVEAVPGRFERAVEGLGYDVIVDYAHTPDALEKLLAAARGITKQRVILVFGACGDRDQGKRPIMGEIAARGADRIFLTDEESYNEDPEQIRQMLMEGIERGRGDAKTTEIADRRQAIERALGCAKKGDMVLITGMGHEQYRIVNGQRLPWNDGQVVREIVGRERAA comes from the coding sequence ATGAAAGCCACATTGGTGAAATTTGTGAGGAAGGTGCTGCCGGGCGGGATGCTGCGGCGGTTAGAAAATGGGTATCGGCGGTTGCGTGTCAAGCTGGTTAGCGCGCGGTATGGCAATCCGTCAAAGCACCTCAGGGTGATCGCGGTGACGGGGACGAATGGCAAGACGACGACATCATGCTATATCAATGAGATTTTGAAAGAAGCTCATTTCACGACCGCGATGTTTACCACAGCGGTGATCGAGGTGGCGGGCAAGCGAAAACTCAACGACCTCAACGCTACGGTGGCAAGTACGGCGCGAATGCAGCGGTTTTTCCGCGATGCCAAGCGGGCGAATGTTGACTACGTAGTGCTAGAGGTGACGAGTCATGCGCTGGATCAGCACAAGCTGGACGGCGTGCCGATCGAGGCGGCGGTGATGACGAATTTGACGCAGGATCACCTGGATTATCACAAGACGATGGAAGAGTACGCGGCGGCCAAGGGCAAGCTGTTTCAGCTGCACCCACGGTTTATCGTGCTCAATCGCGACGACGAGTGGTATGACTATTTCAATCAGTTTGTCGCCAGCGAGCAAAAGATGACGTATGGCCGAAGCGTGGAGGCTGAGGCAAAAATTACCCACGTCAAGTTGTATCGCAAGGGCACCGAGGCCGACGTCGTGCTGGATCATCAGACACACTTGGAGTTGGCGACGAATCTGCCGGGCGAGTTCAACGTGATGAATATGACGGCCGCGACGACGCTGGCGTATCTATTAGGCGTCAAGCTGGAGGATATCCAAGAGGGGGTGGCTAATGTCGAGGCCGTGCCGGGGCGGTTTGAGCGAGCGGTCGAGGGACTGGGTTATGATGTGATCGTTGATTATGCTCATACGCCGGATGCCCTGGAAAAACTGTTGGCGGCGGCCCGCGGCATCACCAAGCAGCGGGTGATCTTGGTGTTCGGGGCGTGTGGCGATCGTGATCAGGGCAAGCGGCCGATTATGGGCGAGATTGCGGCACGTGGGGCAGATCGGATTTTCCTGACTGACGAGGAGAGCTACAACGAAGATCCAGAGCAAATCCGGCAAATGTTGATGGAAGGAATTGAGCGCGGTCGCGGCGACGCGAAAACGACGGAAATTGCCGACCGACGCCAGGCGATTGAGCGAGCGCTTGGCTGTGCCAAGAAGGGCGATATGGTGCTGATCACCGGTATGGGCCACGAGCAATATCGGATCGTCAATGGTCAGCGGCTGCCGTGGAATGATGGCCAGGTGGTGCGCGAGATCGTTGGTCGGGAACGGGCGGCGTGA
- a CDS encoding AAA family ATPase — protein sequence MRLLLVTRGIPGSGKSTFLAEQGLDTYTLSPDTIRLMLASPQLMIDGQTIMPSRQDAMVWRLLHEMLEQRMTRGETTVVDATHTTPNYFKTYGELCRKYRYRLVVIDFADVPLAVCQERNRERPSHKVVPSSVLERMHRRLQQSSLPKWVTVVRTAEEVNQLLTNQPENVDRYRAIHHIGDVQGCYTPLKEYFERYPLRDDELYIFVGDLLDRGTENDAVVRFVCDELLDRPNVRFVEGNHELYLWQWATDQPVAARVFSEQTQPQLEAAGIDKRKVARLLRRMDQYILYQFRGQTVLVTHGGLSTLPEQLPLVATNQLIHGVGAYDEAGAVDDAFMAQTDDATFQVHGHRNRQNYPTRYNERCYNLEGKVEFGGELRTVRLDENGMMPIAIQNQRAAARLYPENAAFLSQLRQNRYIRESILPGDISSFNFKPEAFYRQAWTTQTMRARGLFLNTLTNEIVIRAYDKFFNIGERRDTELAALEQTMVFPVRAWVKENGFLGLVGYDSAAGGLVIASKSTTEGDYAAAFRREFLEQFRDKLPYVTDYLRSHNACLLFEVVLPRFDPHIIAYESNKLVLLDIVKRQVAYEAVDRQERERFAREIGADSKRLAAEFSSWGEFAAWFDQLQGMAYQWQGEWIEGFVIEDAGGHQVKIKLDYYTFWRQMRTALAALQAGRQPSTRPDCPDPALAARVIEYMRQLPAEELARMDIIALRRRLE from the coding sequence ATGCGGCTACTATTGGTAACCAGAGGGATTCCCGGCTCTGGTAAGTCGACGTTTCTCGCGGAGCAGGGGCTTGATACCTATACCTTGTCGCCGGACACGATACGATTGATGCTGGCGTCGCCGCAGCTGATGATTGACGGACAGACGATTATGCCGTCGCGTCAAGACGCAATGGTGTGGCGGTTGCTACACGAGATGCTGGAGCAGCGGATGACGCGGGGTGAGACGACGGTGGTTGATGCAACACACACGACGCCAAATTATTTCAAGACGTATGGCGAGCTGTGTCGGAAATATCGCTACCGGCTGGTGGTGATTGATTTTGCTGATGTGCCGCTGGCGGTGTGTCAAGAGCGTAACAGGGAGCGGCCGAGCCATAAGGTGGTGCCAAGTAGTGTGCTTGAACGCATGCATCGGCGGCTGCAGCAAAGTTCACTGCCGAAATGGGTGACGGTGGTGCGGACGGCTGAGGAGGTGAATCAACTACTTACTAATCAGCCGGAGAATGTTGATAGGTATCGGGCGATTCATCATATTGGCGATGTGCAGGGGTGCTATACACCACTCAAGGAATATTTCGAGCGGTATCCGCTTCGGGATGATGAACTGTATATTTTTGTCGGTGACCTGTTGGATCGCGGCACGGAGAATGATGCGGTGGTGCGATTTGTTTGTGACGAGTTGCTTGACCGACCAAACGTGCGGTTCGTCGAGGGCAATCATGAGCTATATCTCTGGCAGTGGGCGACTGACCAGCCGGTTGCGGCGCGGGTATTTAGTGAACAAACGCAGCCACAGCTGGAGGCAGCAGGCATCGATAAGCGCAAGGTAGCGCGGCTGCTACGGCGGATGGATCAATATATTTTGTATCAGTTTCGAGGCCAAACAGTCTTGGTGACACATGGCGGGCTTAGTACATTGCCGGAGCAGCTACCATTGGTGGCGACCAACCAGCTGATCCACGGTGTGGGGGCCTATGACGAGGCTGGGGCGGTGGACGATGCATTTATGGCACAGACTGACGACGCGACGTTTCAGGTTCACGGACATCGCAATAGGCAAAATTACCCCACGCGGTACAACGAACGTTGCTACAATTTGGAGGGAAAGGTTGAGTTTGGCGGCGAGCTGCGAACGGTGCGGCTGGACGAGAACGGCATGATGCCGATCGCTATTCAAAACCAACGAGCAGCAGCGCGGCTGTATCCGGAAAACGCAGCGTTCCTAAGCCAGCTGCGACAGAATCGCTACATTCGTGAATCAATTCTGCCGGGCGACATCAGCTCGTTTAATTTCAAGCCCGAGGCATTTTATCGCCAGGCATGGACGACGCAAACGATGCGGGCGCGCGGACTATTTCTCAATACGCTGACAAACGAAATCGTGATTCGGGCCTATGATAAGTTTTTTAACATTGGTGAGCGACGCGATACTGAACTAGCGGCGCTGGAGCAGACGATGGTCTTTCCGGTGCGGGCGTGGGTGAAGGAGAATGGCTTTTTGGGGTTGGTCGGGTATGATTCGGCGGCGGGTGGGCTGGTGATCGCGTCAAAGTCGACGACCGAGGGTGACTATGCGGCAGCCTTTCGGCGAGAGTTTTTGGAGCAATTTCGAGACAAACTGCCATACGTCACTGATTATCTGCGCAGTCATAATGCGTGCCTGTTGTTTGAGGTGGTGTTGCCGCGATTTGACCCACATATTATCGCCTATGAATCGAACAAGTTGGTACTGCTCGATATCGTCAAGCGGCAGGTTGCATACGAGGCGGTCGACCGGCAGGAGCGGGAGCGATTTGCGCGCGAGATCGGGGCGGACAGCAAGCGTCTGGCGGCGGAGTTTTCATCGTGGGGCGAGTTTGCGGCGTGGTTTGATCAGCTTCAAGGCATGGCGTATCAGTGGCAGGGCGAGTGGATTGAGGGTTTTGTAATTGAAGATGCTGGTGGCCATCAGGTTAAGATCAAGCTTGATTATTATACCTTTTGGCGGCAGATGCGAACAGCGCTGGCGGCACTGCAGGCTGGTCGGCAGCCATCAACGAGGCCCGATTGTCCCGATCCGGCGCTGGCGGCGCGGGTAATTGAATATATGCGGCAGCTACCCGCCGAGGAATTAGCGCGGATGGACATCATCGCGCTGCGGCGACGGCTTGAGTAG
- a CDS encoding co-chaperone GroES codes for MDTPIKPLGDRVVAVREEAKTQTASGIYLPDNAKEKPVVAEVKAVGGDVKHVNVGDKIVYKEYSTTDLKIDGTEYLIVREEDILATVV; via the coding sequence ATGGATACACCTATCAAGCCTCTCGGCGACCGCGTGGTAGCGGTGCGCGAGGAGGCGAAGACGCAGACGGCTAGCGGGATTTATTTACCGGACAACGCCAAGGAGAAGCCAGTGGTGGCTGAGGTTAAAGCAGTTGGCGGCGACGTCAAGCATGTCAACGTGGGCGATAAGATTGTGTATAAGGAATATTCGACCACGGACTTGAAAATTGACGGTACGGAATATTTGATCGTCCGCGAGGAAGATATTTTAGCAACGGTTGTTTGA
- the groL gene encoding chaperonin GroEL, with translation MAKKVFYDDDARARVLGGAEALYNAVKVTYGPKGRNVVIAKGFGGPTVTHDGVTVAEGIELGEQDDETLGYKVGADLIKQAAKNLNKQAGDGTTTVTVLTYSILKEANRLIAAGHNPMELRKGIEQAGAEIVKELNKLAEPIEGKSDRVAEVATISAGDAEIGKLIAGVIEKVGKDGVVTVEAGQGLELEAEVVEGFSLDKGWVSPFFVTDTGRQEAVYEKPAILITDKKISSVQEFLPMLEKLAQSGKKDVVLIADEVEGEALSILVLNKLKGVFNTVAVKAPSFGDRRKEILRDIAVLTGATVISEDHGLTFENAGLEVLGSARKVIVGKDETTIVEGAGKPSAVKEQIAQIKALSDNASSEYEKEQFDKRAAALSGKVAVIKVGGATETEIDEKKFRVDDAVAATKAALAEGIVAGGGVTLVNLAGGLKVSGADSIAAGRQILKDALKQPFLQIMRNAGLNADALLAQVEAGKAGCGVNVMDPEAGLVDVKKAGVIDPARVTKEAVQNAVSIASTAATMGALVVDVPEPEAPAAPGGMPGMGMM, from the coding sequence ATGGCAAAAAAAGTTTTTTACGATGATGATGCACGCGCTCGCGTATTGGGCGGTGCCGAGGCGCTATATAATGCCGTTAAGGTAACCTACGGGCCAAAGGGTCGCAATGTGGTGATTGCCAAGGGTTTTGGCGGGCCGACGGTGACGCACGACGGCGTAACAGTGGCGGAAGGCATTGAACTGGGTGAGCAAGACGACGAGACGCTAGGTTACAAGGTTGGTGCTGATCTGATCAAGCAGGCGGCCAAGAACCTGAACAAGCAGGCTGGTGACGGTACCACGACCGTGACGGTGCTAACCTATTCGATTTTGAAGGAAGCTAACCGGCTGATCGCAGCGGGCCACAACCCGATGGAGCTGCGAAAAGGCATCGAGCAGGCTGGCGCGGAAATCGTCAAAGAGCTGAACAAATTAGCTGAGCCAATTGAAGGTAAATCTGACCGCGTGGCAGAAGTGGCAACCATTTCGGCGGGCGACGCGGAAATTGGTAAATTGATCGCTGGTGTCATCGAGAAGGTTGGCAAAGACGGCGTGGTAACGGTTGAGGCTGGCCAAGGTTTGGAGTTGGAGGCTGAGGTTGTTGAAGGCTTTAGTTTGGATAAGGGCTGGGTTAGTCCGTTCTTTGTCACCGACACTGGTCGGCAAGAGGCGGTTTATGAAAAGCCAGCGATTTTGATCACCGATAAGAAAATTTCTAGCGTGCAAGAATTCTTGCCGATGCTGGAGAAATTGGCACAAAGTGGTAAGAAGGATGTAGTGCTGATCGCTGATGAAGTTGAGGGTGAAGCGCTGAGTATTTTGGTACTCAACAAATTGAAGGGTGTGTTTAACACCGTGGCGGTCAAGGCGCCAAGCTTTGGCGACCGCCGTAAGGAGATTTTGCGCGACATCGCGGTGCTGACCGGCGCAACGGTGATTTCTGAAGACCATGGGTTGACGTTTGAGAATGCTGGCCTGGAGGTCTTGGGTTCGGCACGCAAGGTGATTGTCGGCAAAGATGAAACCACCATCGTTGAGGGCGCGGGCAAGCCGTCAGCCGTGAAGGAGCAGATCGCTCAGATTAAGGCACTATCTGACAACGCTTCTAGCGAATACGAAAAAGAACAATTCGACAAGCGAGCAGCGGCGCTATCTGGCAAGGTGGCCGTTATCAAAGTCGGCGGCGCGACCGAGACAGAAATTGACGAAAAGAAATTCCGCGTGGATGACGCCGTGGCAGCGACCAAGGCAGCCTTGGCCGAGGGCATCGTCGCTGGTGGTGGTGTGACCTTGGTGAATTTGGCTGGTGGACTGAAAGTGAGCGGTGCAGATAGCATCGCGGCTGGTCGGCAGATTCTAAAGGATGCCTTAAAGCAGCCATTCCTACAGATTATGCGTAATGCTGGCTTGAACGCCGACGCGCTGCTGGCGCAAGTCGAGGCGGGCAAGGCTGGCTGTGGCGTTAATGTCATGGATCCGGAAGCAGGCCTGGTGGACGTTAAAAAAGCTGGCGTTATCGACCCAGCGCGCGTCACCAAGGAAGCGGTGCAGAACGCGGTATCTATCGCCTCAACCGCAGCAACCATGGGCGCACTGGTCGTCGACGTACCAGAGCCAGAAGCTCCAGCTGCGCCTGGTGGCATGCCGGGTATGGGGATGATGTAG
- a CDS encoding FtsX-like permease family protein → MTMLLNNHFENATESLKSNKVRTYLSIFGIMVGIASITIILSLLTGTSRLFGDQSAKISDTTALIRSGSEARPDSLLSLNSGHAAQMVNTLTEQDAREIAKATNNSAAPLATFHTNVSTPDGKTKLEHITVTGSSGELAKLAGLKLREGQFIDEANGVVIGKQLSIDLFGTEKSLGSVLKLRGETLTVVGVLDEPETAPSYLGVDFNRSIILPLAVSKKFTQNTAQIQQILITADNGTALQTKIDAAKKVLAQQHQGDTDYHTLVGQAITAPNSHLVNALSTAMAVIAGISLLVGGIGITNIMLVSVAERQREVGIRKAVGATNRTIVAQFLIESAIIGLFGGILGYVIGLGASFLLGMYLPFTPVLEWQAAALTIGGALIIGMLFGIYPASRAAGKDPIESLRH, encoded by the coding sequence ATGACAATGCTCCTCAATAATCACTTCGAGAACGCTACTGAATCACTCAAGTCAAATAAAGTCCGCACCTACCTATCAATTTTTGGCATCATGGTCGGCATCGCCAGCATTACTATTATCCTGTCATTACTGACCGGCACGAGCCGCCTCTTTGGCGATCAGTCTGCCAAGATCTCTGATACCACCGCGCTAATTCGGTCTGGTAGCGAGGCACGGCCAGATTCATTACTATCACTCAACTCCGGACACGCCGCCCAGATGGTGAACACCCTGACCGAACAGGACGCCCGAGAAATTGCCAAGGCGACCAACAACAGCGCCGCACCGCTGGCAACGTTTCACACTAACGTATCGACACCGGACGGTAAGACGAAGCTGGAGCACATCACTGTTACCGGTAGCTCGGGCGAACTGGCGAAACTCGCTGGTCTCAAGTTGCGCGAAGGACAATTCATTGACGAGGCCAACGGCGTCGTGATCGGTAAGCAGCTGTCAATTGACCTATTCGGCACCGAAAAATCCCTCGGCAGCGTCCTCAAGCTTCGCGGCGAGACACTGACAGTCGTCGGCGTCCTCGACGAGCCGGAAACTGCGCCTAGTTACCTCGGTGTTGATTTTAATCGCTCCATCATCCTACCGCTAGCCGTCAGCAAAAAGTTCACCCAAAACACCGCCCAGATCCAGCAAATCCTCATCACTGCCGACAACGGCACGGCGTTGCAAACCAAAATTGATGCAGCCAAAAAAGTCCTCGCCCAGCAGCATCAGGGCGATACCGACTACCACACCTTGGTCGGCCAAGCCATCACCGCACCGAATTCCCACCTGGTGAACGCGCTCTCGACAGCCATGGCAGTCATCGCCGGCATCTCGCTATTGGTCGGCGGTATCGGCATCACCAACATCATGCTAGTTTCGGTCGCTGAACGTCAGCGCGAAGTCGGTATCCGCAAAGCCGTCGGCGCCACCAACCGCACCATCGTCGCCCAATTCCTCATCGAATCAGCCATCATCGGTCTATTTGGCGGCATTCTCGGCTACGTTATTGGCCTCGGCGCGTCGTTCCTCCTCGGTATGTACCTACCGTTCACCCCGGTTCTCGAATGGCAAGCAGCCGCCCTGACTATCGGCGGAGCGCTGATCATCGGCATGCTCTTTGGCATCTATCCAGCCAGCCGCGCTGCCGGTAAAGACCCGATCGAGAGCTTGCGCCACTAA
- a CDS encoding ATP-binding cassette domain-containing protein, translating to MNDPSTRIKLTNVTKRFGFGDAEQVALDNVNLEVKKGEFIAIVGPSGCGKTTLLNILGLLDHPSEGEYYLDNKPVEDLTATHHATIRSRDIGFIFQHFNLIPRLTVIDNVALPLTYKGISKTKRLQEASRILRNFHLGEREYYLPHQLSGGQVQRVAIARALVNSPSIILADEPTGNLDSKSSHIIMEELSDIHRRGNTIIMVTHNPELLSYASRVISMLDGRIDTDTHHIKKIFKQKLGGDDQPATPVSSTPTHTATTKAEKEEKAEPAKTAPEKPTTKEAATATTPDKPASPVKSPDDLPPKRPLGATLAKITTKTVKADSSHGKKSVDSDAAKTAAPSTEKKPTPKSDKADDAKTDAAKSTKKPVKKERKATKKS from the coding sequence ATGAACGATCCTTCAACGCGAATTAAACTTACTAATGTAACCAAACGATTTGGCTTTGGTGACGCCGAGCAGGTGGCGCTGGACAATGTCAATCTCGAGGTCAAAAAGGGCGAGTTTATCGCCATCGTCGGCCCGTCTGGCTGCGGCAAGACTACTCTGCTCAACATCCTCGGGCTGCTCGACCACCCCTCAGAGGGCGAGTATTACCTCGACAATAAACCAGTCGAGGATCTGACGGCGACCCACCACGCCACGATTCGTTCGCGCGATATTGGCTTTATTTTTCAGCATTTCAATCTCATTCCACGCCTGACGGTGATTGATAACGTTGCTCTGCCGCTCACTTATAAGGGCATTAGCAAGACCAAGCGCCTCCAAGAAGCCAGCCGAATTTTGCGCAACTTCCATCTGGGCGAGCGCGAATATTATCTGCCGCATCAATTATCCGGTGGTCAAGTTCAGCGTGTAGCGATCGCCCGAGCACTAGTCAATAGTCCATCAATCATCCTGGCCGACGAGCCGACCGGTAACCTCGACTCCAAGTCCAGCCACATCATCATGGAGGAGCTGTCCGATATTCATCGACGAGGCAACACGATTATCATGGTGACGCACAATCCAGAGCTGCTGTCCTATGCCAGCCGGGTGATTTCTATGCTCGATGGGCGCATTGATACTGATACGCACCATATCAAGAAGATCTTTAAGCAAAAGCTGGGCGGTGATGACCAACCAGCAACCCCAGTGAGTTCAACGCCGACACACACCGCAACCACTAAAGCCGAGAAAGAGGAAAAGGCCGAACCAGCAAAAACCGCTCCCGAGAAACCGACAACCAAAGAAGCAGCCACAGCCACCACCCCTGACAAACCTGCTAGCCCAGTGAAATCCCCGGATGACCTCCCGCCAAAGCGACCGCTTGGCGCCACCTTGGCCAAAATAACCACAAAGACTGTTAAAGCCGACAGCAGCCATGGTAAAAAATCAGTAGATTCTGATGCCGCAAAAACAGCTGCTCCATCGACCGAAAAGAAACCCACCCCTAAGTCCGATAAAGCCGACGACGCAAAAACTGATGCCGCCAAATCAACCAAGAAACCAGTCAAAAAAGAACGGAAAGCCACGAAAAAGTCATGA